In one Rhipicephalus sanguineus isolate Rsan-2018 unplaced genomic scaffold, BIME_Rsan_1.4 Seq1150, whole genome shotgun sequence genomic region, the following are encoded:
- the LOC119376291 gene encoding amine sulfotransferase, producing MDFVSCRDVDGLWIHNFFHEDLIRSALAYKPREDDIFLATYPKCGTTWTQYLILSILTDGHPPKTVVDFMLASPFMEMTGAEAAERMARPGLLKTHLPFNFQPYSPQAKYICVTRNPYDVCVSFYYHMKGMTAKKYDASFDRFCKAFIAGKTSWGDYFDHLLSWYEHRNDPNVLFFTYEEMKKDTDFWTLKIADFMGEQYGKKLRDEPALLRKIIDASSLKNMQGVFNEQMRTVIKDMLSLGPDRAIKSMEVYREVIAQYEEPLHSDDGFVRKGIVGDWKAHFTNEQIKNMKTWIAEKTEGSDVMNLWKDIDLP from the coding sequence ATGGATTTTGTCTCATGCCGTGACGTGGACGGCCTTTGGATCCACAATTTCTTCCATGAAGATCTCATCCGCTCCGCGTTAGCATACAAACCACGAGAGGATGACATATTCCTCGCAACGTACCCAAAGTGCGGCACGACTTGGACACAGTACCTCATCCTCAGCATACTCACTGATGGACATCCACCGAAAACTGTTGTCGACTTCATGCTAGCGTCGCCTTTTATGGAAATGACAGGCGCCGAAGCAGCAGAGAGGATGGCCAGGCCAGGTCTCTTGAAAACTCACCTCCCGTTCAATTTCCAACCTTACTCGCCTCAAGCAAAATACATCTGCGTTACACGCAACCCGTACGACGTTTGCGTATCTTTCTACTATCACATGAAGGGCATGACAGCCAAGAAATACGATGCCTCCTTTGACAGGTTCTGCAAAGCGTTCATCGCCGGCAAGACTTCCTGGGGAGACTACTTCGATCACTTGCTCTCCTGGTACGAGCACCGGAATGACCCAAACGTCTTGTTCTTCACGTACGAGGAAATGAAGAAAGACACCGATTTCTGGACACTCAAGATTGCTGACTTCATGGGTGAACAGTACGGGAAGAAGCTGCGCGACGAGCCTGCCTTACTGCGGAAAATTATCGACGCGTCAAGCCTCAAGAATATGCAAGGCGTCTTCAACGAGCAGATGCGTACAGTAATAAAAGATATGCTGAGCTTGGGCCCAGACAGGGCTATCAAGTCAATGGAAGTTTACAGGGAAGTTATAGCTCAATATGAAGAGCCCCTGCACAGCGATGACGGGTTTGTTCGCAAAGGCATCGTGGGAGACTGGAAGGCTCATTTCACGAACGAGCAGATAAAGAATATGAAAACGTGGATTGCTGAAAAAACCGAAGGCTCGGATGTTATGAACTTATGGAAGGATATCGATCTACCATGA